A single genomic interval of halophilic archaeon DL31 harbors:
- a CDS encoding phosphoribosylformylglycinamidine cyclo-ligase (TIGRFAM: Phosphoribosylformylglycinamidine cyclo-ligase~KEGG: hbo:Hbor_16720 phosphoribosylformylglycinamidine cyclo-ligase~PFAM: AIR synthase related protein; AIR synthase related protein, C-terminal) has product MTEDGDEEGLTYADAGVDIGESEAATAALVGAAGAAGEGTDSDYAGLLDIGDRYLALATDGVGTKLVVAEALADYSTVGIDCIAMNANDLVAAGVRPVAFVDYLAVDEPDETFAEQVGEGLARGAEAANIELVGGETAVMPEVIRGLDLAGTCAGLAAKDAVFEGSAEAGDVLVGWPSSGIHSNGLTLARKAVTREYDYADPYPGEGYETVGHALLEPTQLYTNLLTHMREHGVRAAAHITGGGWTNLERLGEFHYEIDDPCPADEVFEFVQDLGGISDAEMHRTFNMGTGFVAALDPQDAEALAAATDGRILGEVQEGKGVAIRGLEL; this is encoded by the coding sequence ATGACCGAGGATGGAGACGAGGAGGGGCTGACCTACGCAGACGCGGGTGTCGACATCGGGGAAAGCGAGGCGGCGACGGCCGCACTCGTTGGCGCCGCGGGCGCTGCGGGCGAGGGGACCGACAGCGACTATGCGGGGCTGCTCGACATCGGCGACCGCTATCTCGCGCTGGCGACGGACGGCGTCGGCACCAAGCTGGTGGTCGCGGAGGCGCTCGCGGACTACTCCACAGTCGGCATCGACTGCATCGCGATGAACGCCAACGACCTCGTCGCTGCCGGGGTCCGCCCCGTCGCTTTCGTGGACTATCTCGCCGTCGACGAGCCCGACGAAACGTTCGCTGAGCAGGTAGGCGAAGGGCTGGCGCGCGGCGCCGAGGCCGCCAACATCGAACTGGTGGGCGGCGAGACAGCCGTGATGCCAGAAGTCATTCGCGGGCTCGACCTTGCGGGCACCTGCGCGGGGCTGGCGGCGAAAGACGCCGTGTTCGAGGGGAGTGCCGAAGCCGGCGACGTGCTCGTCGGCTGGCCCTCCTCCGGCATCCACTCCAACGGGCTCACGCTGGCCCGCAAGGCGGTCACCCGGGAGTACGACTACGCGGACCCCTACCCGGGAGAGGGCTACGAGACGGTCGGCCACGCGCTGCTGGAGCCGACACAGCTCTACACGAACCTCCTCACGCACATGCGCGAGCACGGTGTCCGCGCGGCCGCCCACATCACGGGCGGCGGCTGGACCAACCTCGAACGGTTGGGCGAGTTCCACTACGAAATCGACGACCCCTGCCCGGCCGATGAGGTGTTCGAGTTCGTGCAGGATCTCGGCGGCATCTCCGACGCGGAGATGCACCGCACCTTCAACATGGGGACGGGCTTCGTCGCGGCGCTTGACCCCCAGGACGCCGAGGCGCTGGCGGCGGCGACTGATGGCCGGATACTCGGTGAGGTGCAGGAGGGCAAGGGCGTGGCGATTCGTGGGCTGGAGCTGTAG
- a CDS encoding transcriptional regulator, XRE family (KEGG: hla:Hlac_0868 transcriptional regulator, XRE family~PFAM: Cystathionine beta-synthase, core; Helix-turn-helix type 3~SMART: Helix-turn-helix type 3; Cystathionine beta-synthase, core) has translation MELPTPDDLRQRRHAVGLTQSELANRADVSQPLIARVENDDVDPRLSTLRRIVNALDAAEGEVVRARDLMHENVVNVSPDDSVTEAVALMDEEAFSQLPVIQNGVPVGSISQSDVIHAGQNVGELPVADVMSESFPTVSVDATVDELRNLLDHYKAVIVTEGGEAVGIITEADIASHLS, from the coding sequence ATGGAACTGCCGACGCCAGACGACCTGCGGCAGCGACGGCATGCGGTCGGGTTGACTCAGTCGGAACTCGCCAACCGTGCTGACGTCTCTCAGCCACTCATCGCCCGCGTCGAGAACGACGACGTGGACCCACGACTCTCCACCCTCCGGCGCATCGTCAACGCCCTCGACGCCGCCGAGGGCGAGGTGGTCCGCGCTCGAGACCTGATGCACGAGAACGTCGTCAACGTGAGCCCGGACGACTCCGTGACCGAGGCGGTCGCCTTGATGGACGAAGAAGCGTTCTCCCAGCTCCCAGTCATCCAGAACGGCGTCCCCGTCGGCTCGATTTCACAGTCCGACGTGATCCACGCTGGCCAGAACGTCGGCGAGCTCCCGGTCGCGGACGTGATGAGTGAGTCGTTCCCGACGGTTTCAGTCGACGCGACGGTCGACGAACTCCGAAACCTGCTCGACCACTACAAGGCGGTCATTGTCACCGAGGGCGGCGAGGCGGTGGGGATTATCACCGAGGCCGATATCGCGAGTCACCTTTCGTAA
- a CDS encoding FG-GAP repeat protein (PFAM: FG-GAP~KEGG: hla:Hlac_1846 FG-GAP repeat protein) — translation MRALPAVALAAVLVLAGCTGGGAGGLDGELTERWLSDTERDIQGNHHAVAAERVNGTAIVVAPISGHAPSDGEAADGHQHSHANGCALVGLRGGDGGVQWSQPVPEANCTIHAVADPAFGDVDDDGDLEVVAATTEETLETYDPVFGTVLSRTELDAYGFTRPLVGRFLPAGANPRSGNEVVVVDVRGNVVVTGPEGSVRWRHELDGNVQAEPHAVSVDDDPEQELVVALTTGTIVAVDPGEGVLWRHEVADASFTWTAAGELDSDGRTETVGASFDGQVVAVDDDGSRLWEREFGRLAAVHEIVESGEAAVYVTNKSGTVFALDEEGETVWRREVVEEDTQMTPPPVAGDLDGDGSQELVVAANTGEVTVLDAETGDPLASYSRDVPVWTHPTLADLDGDDDVEILVTYGDGRVARLAYEPPTSD, via the coding sequence ATGCGCGCTCTTCCCGCTGTCGCGCTCGCCGCGGTGCTGGTTCTCGCAGGCTGTACTGGCGGCGGCGCGGGCGGGCTGGACGGCGAACTCACCGAACGATGGCTCAGTGATACCGAGAGAGATATCCAGGGGAATCACCACGCCGTCGCGGCCGAGCGGGTGAACGGAACCGCAATCGTGGTCGCGCCAATTAGCGGCCACGCCCCGAGCGATGGGGAGGCGGCCGACGGTCACCAACACAGCCACGCGAACGGCTGTGCGTTGGTCGGTCTGCGCGGGGGCGACGGCGGTGTCCAGTGGAGTCAGCCCGTGCCTGAGGCGAACTGCACCATCCACGCCGTGGCGGACCCGGCGTTCGGCGACGTGGACGACGATGGCGACCTCGAAGTCGTCGCCGCCACCACGGAGGAGACGCTCGAGACGTACGACCCCGTGTTTGGGACGGTACTGAGCCGGACCGAACTCGACGCCTACGGCTTCACGCGACCGCTGGTCGGCCGATTCCTCCCTGCCGGTGCGAACCCACGAAGCGGGAACGAGGTTGTCGTCGTCGACGTTCGGGGCAACGTCGTCGTGACCGGACCGGAGGGGAGCGTGCGCTGGCGCCACGAACTCGATGGCAACGTCCAGGCCGAACCCCACGCTGTTTCGGTGGATGACGACCCCGAGCAGGAGCTTGTCGTCGCGCTCACGACTGGCACCATTGTCGCGGTCGACCCCGGTGAGGGCGTCCTGTGGCGCCATGAGGTTGCGGACGCGTCGTTCACCTGGACCGCTGCGGGCGAACTCGACAGTGATGGTCGAACCGAGACGGTCGGCGCCAGCTTCGACGGCCAGGTGGTGGCCGTCGACGACGACGGCAGCCGGCTCTGGGAACGCGAGTTCGGACGGCTGGCCGCAGTTCACGAAATCGTTGAGAGCGGCGAAGCGGCCGTGTACGTCACGAACAAGAGCGGGACGGTGTTCGCTCTCGACGAGGAGGGTGAGACCGTCTGGCGCCGAGAGGTGGTCGAGGAGGACACCCAGATGACGCCCCCACCCGTCGCAGGTGACCTCGATGGTGACGGCTCGCAGGAGCTCGTCGTCGCAGCTAACACGGGCGAGGTGACGGTGCTCGATGCAGAAACGGGCGACCCCCTCGCGAGCTATTCACGGGACGTCCCAGTCTGGACTCACCCCACGCTCGCTGATTTGGACGGCGACGACGACGTGGAGATTCTGGTCACTTACGGCGACGGGCGGGTGGCGCGGCTCGCGTACGAGCCGCCAACGTCGGACTGA
- a CDS encoding DSBA oxidoreductase (PFAM: DSBA oxidoreductase~KEGG: hsl:OE1283R DsbA thioredoxin domain-containing protein) produces the protein MSTHDARPTLYSDYACPFCYLEHRTIAEYRRNRDAAFELDWQPYDIRHRKRGPTGELEAGLGYPDRVHREIDRLKQQRGETGMLDLDRVPHVDSLNAQVASRFISDEQPNRWAEFDSAVFEALWLDGRNINDVETVARIAGEVGLAEDGIRDALGSAERRSRLLEEFTEARTAGITDVPTLRYNGETVQDVLSVAELQRFVETV, from the coding sequence ATGAGCACACACGACGCCCGTCCCACACTGTATTCGGACTACGCGTGTCCGTTTTGCTACCTCGAGCACCGAACCATCGCGGAGTATCGGCGCAACCGAGATGCTGCGTTTGAGCTCGACTGGCAGCCATACGACATCCGACACCGAAAGCGTGGTCCAACCGGAGAACTGGAAGCGGGGCTCGGATATCCGGACCGAGTGCATCGGGAGATCGACCGGCTGAAACAGCAACGCGGCGAGACGGGGATGCTCGACCTCGACCGGGTGCCACACGTCGATTCGCTGAACGCGCAGGTGGCCTCTCGATTCATCAGTGACGAACAGCCGAACCGCTGGGCCGAGTTCGATAGTGCCGTCTTCGAGGCGTTGTGGCTGGACGGCCGAAACATCAACGACGTCGAGACAGTCGCCCGGATAGCCGGTGAGGTCGGTCTCGCCGAGGACGGCATCCGTGACGCACTCGGTAGCGCCGAGCGTCGGAGTCGGCTCCTTGAGGAGTTTACCGAAGCGCGCACAGCGGGAATCACTGACGTGCCGACGCTTCGCTACAACGGAGAGACGGTTCAGGATGTTCTCTCGGTCGCGGAGCTACAACGGTTCGTCGAAACGGTGTAG
- a CDS encoding GTP cyclohydrolase III (HAMAP: GTP cyclohydrolase III~KEGG: hvo:HVO_1284 GTP cyclohydrolase III 1~PFAM: GTP cyclohydrolase III), with the protein MTRLQLTHIQIDNYGPWTVEPEPRREMDLQTLQSRLFADLAQFVGSRDGYVFFTRFDNMVAVTNGLGREEHELLQESVGNRYPITISLGTAVDPVPIEALEGATEQVQAAGSAQDKSRREVLAGEYRRPAEDDVRIAHFDVNDATGKYTDRLNEFDSFIRIEQSYASLMQYMREEHGALSFFVGGDNIIAVVPEMTEDEYLGAIDHVSEDVGIELKVGVGRGPTPADAGIDAKHALEDCRYDGTRVEFADH; encoded by the coding sequence GTGACTCGCTTGCAGCTGACCCACATCCAGATCGACAACTACGGCCCGTGGACAGTCGAACCTGAACCGCGCCGAGAGATGGACCTGCAGACGCTCCAGTCCCGTCTGTTCGCCGACCTGGCGCAGTTCGTCGGCTCACGGGACGGCTATGTGTTCTTCACGCGCTTCGACAATATGGTCGCGGTGACCAACGGGCTCGGCCGAGAGGAACACGAACTGCTCCAAGAGTCTGTCGGCAACCGATACCCGATTACTATCAGTCTCGGCACCGCCGTGGACCCTGTGCCTATCGAGGCGCTCGAGGGCGCAACTGAACAGGTGCAGGCCGCCGGGAGTGCACAGGACAAGAGTCGCCGAGAGGTGCTCGCAGGCGAGTACCGCCGACCTGCGGAGGACGACGTTCGCATCGCCCACTTCGACGTGAACGACGCGACAGGGAAGTACACCGACCGGCTCAACGAATTCGACTCGTTCATCCGCATCGAGCAGTCCTACGCCAGCCTGATGCAGTACATGCGGGAGGAACACGGAGCCCTCTCCTTTTTCGTGGGCGGCGACAACATTATCGCGGTCGTCCCGGAGATGACCGAAGACGAGTATCTGGGCGCCATCGACCACGTCAGCGAGGACGTGGGTATCGAACTCAAAGTCGGCGTCGGACGTGGCCCCACGCCAGCTGACGCGGGTATCGACGCCAAACACGCGCTGGAAGACTGCCGCTACGACGGCACTCGCGTCGAGTTCGCTGACCACTAA
- a CDS encoding UPF0212 protein (KEGG: hbo:Hbor_16680 hypothetical protein~HAMAP: Uncharacterised protein family UPF0212~PFAM: Uncharacterised protein family UPF0212), giving the protein MSNYHVVMEAAWLVRDVDEIDDAIGVAVSEAGRRLNESDKEFVDVEVGLTDCPACGEPFDSAFIAAGTALVGLVLEIDIFNAESEEHASRIAKSEVGGSLRDVPLEVIHIIKEDEDDDE; this is encoded by the coding sequence ATGAGCAACTATCACGTCGTGATGGAGGCTGCGTGGCTGGTCCGGGACGTTGACGAAATCGACGACGCCATCGGCGTCGCGGTCAGTGAGGCCGGTCGCCGACTCAACGAATCGGACAAGGAGTTCGTCGACGTCGAAGTGGGGCTGACCGACTGCCCTGCCTGTGGCGAGCCGTTCGACTCCGCGTTTATCGCCGCCGGCACCGCCCTCGTCGGGCTGGTGCTCGAGATCGACATCTTCAACGCCGAGAGCGAGGAGCACGCCAGCCGCATCGCCAAGAGCGAGGTCGGCGGGTCACTGCGCGACGTTCCCCTCGAGGTCATCCATATCATCAAGGAAGACGAGGACGACGACGAGTAG
- a CDS encoding hypothetical protein (KEGG: nmg:Nmag_0911 hypothetical protein), giving the protein MSPTLDVVDRWEGGISWTLEGDKMTRMSHALVTEAGVWLIDPLDAPGLDEELETLGEVAGVTLLLDRHTRDTEMLARRYDVPVSLPAALAPVAKELTVESKRYTETLPGTNYRTIPLTTNRLWREVALFDAESRTLVVPEAIGTNDIFTTADERLGVHPGLRLFPPRAQLENLNPAQILVGHGAGVFDDAASALRAALRDSRRNAPRIFAKAAMLPFR; this is encoded by the coding sequence ATGAGCCCGACACTCGACGTCGTTGACCGCTGGGAGGGCGGTATCAGTTGGACGCTCGAGGGCGATAAGATGACGCGAATGAGCCATGCGCTCGTCACCGAGGCGGGCGTCTGGCTCATCGACCCGCTCGACGCCCCCGGGTTAGACGAGGAACTGGAGACACTGGGCGAGGTGGCCGGTGTCACGCTACTGCTCGACAGGCACACACGCGACACGGAGATGCTGGCCCGTCGCTACGACGTGCCGGTCTCGCTCCCTGCCGCGCTCGCGCCGGTGGCAAAGGAGCTGACCGTCGAGAGCAAGCGCTACACAGAGACCCTTCCTGGGACGAACTACCGGACAATCCCGCTCACCACGAACCGACTCTGGCGGGAGGTCGCGCTCTTCGACGCCGAGAGCCGGACGCTAGTGGTTCCGGAGGCGATCGGCACGAACGACATATTCACCACCGCCGACGAGCGGCTGGGTGTCCACCCTGGCCTGCGGCTGTTCCCACCTCGTGCGCAGTTAGAGAATTTGAACCCTGCACAGATTCTGGTCGGCCACGGCGCGGGCGTGTTCGACGACGCAGCGAGTGCGCTGCGGGCGGCGCTGCGTGACTCCCGACGGAACGCCCCACGGATTTTCGCGAAGGCTGCGATGCTGCCGTTCCGCTAG